Proteins encoded by one window of Vibrio algicola:
- the zapB gene encoding cell division protein ZapB, which yields MSFEVLEQLEAKIQTAVDTISLLQMEVEELKEKNEQLTSESTELKEGRVELEQQTQTLRQEQQAWQERIRSLLGKMDEVE from the coding sequence ATGTCTTTCGAAGTTTTAGAACAACTAGAAGCAAAAATTCAAACAGCAGTCGATACTATTTCTTTATTGCAAATGGAAGTTGAAGAGCTTAAAGAAAAAAATGAGCAATTGACTTCAGAATCAACGGAACTAAAAGAAGGTCGCGTTGAGTTAGAGCAACAAACGCAGACATTGCGTCAAGAGCAACAAGCTTGGCAAGAACGCATTCGCAGTTTACTTGGTAAAATGGACGAAGTGGAGTAA
- the rraA gene encoding ribonuclease E activity regulator RraA, which translates to MEYNTSALCDIYLDQVDVVEPMFSNFGGLTSFAGQVTTVKCFEDNGIIRSILQQDGTGRILLIDGGGSLRRALIDAEIAAIAEENSWEGIVVYGSVREIDELEELQVGIQALAAIPVGATQTNVGEIDVPVNFGGVTFLPEDFLYADNTGVILSQEPLDVKLDLDDDDAELVD; encoded by the coding sequence ATGGAATATAATACCTCTGCACTGTGTGACATTTACCTCGACCAAGTAGACGTGGTTGAACCTATGTTCAGCAATTTTGGTGGTTTAACCTCATTTGCAGGGCAAGTGACCACAGTAAAATGCTTTGAAGACAACGGCATTATCCGTTCGATTCTGCAACAAGATGGCACTGGGCGTATTTTATTAATTGATGGTGGTGGCTCATTACGCCGCGCTTTGATTGATGCTGAAATTGCCGCTATAGCAGAAGAAAATTCTTGGGAAGGCATTGTGGTTTACGGCAGTGTGCGTGAAATCGACGAACTGGAAGAGTTGCAAGTTGGCATTCAAGCATTGGCTGCCATTCCGGTCGGCGCCACTCAAACCAACGTTGGTGAGATTGATGTTCCGGTGAATTTCGGAGGGGTTACCTTCTTACCTGAAGATTTCCTTTATGCCGACAATACCGGTGTGATTTTATCGCAAGAGCCGCTTGATGTTAAGCTCGATCTTGATGACGATGATGCAGAGTTGGTCGATTAA
- a CDS encoding 1,4-dihydroxy-2-naphthoate polyprenyltransferase: MKSTLSIWLDAARPKTLPLAIASIAIGSSLAYTDGHFSFPITFLALLTATLLQILSNLANDYGDTVQGTDNDNRIGPIRGLQQGVITQAGMKKAIMVNIGLIIISGLALVFYALQSPTSILSFIGLGLLSILSSIAYTMGSKPYGYVGLGDISVFTFFGLLGVLGTYFLHTGTMSPTLLLPAIGCGFFAVGVLNINNMRDIENDTVSNKRTMVVRIGTERAKCYHLMLITAGWVMLTLYLSLHVSTPLLALTMLLPLVLVFKHGKTIWNIEHPREFIPMMPDMVKCAIVSNLIFAVTLVIGN; the protein is encoded by the coding sequence ATGAAATCAACATTGTCTATTTGGTTGGATGCCGCGCGTCCTAAAACTTTACCCCTTGCGATAGCCTCTATTGCGATTGGTAGCAGCTTGGCTTATACCGACGGTCACTTCTCTTTTCCGATTACATTTTTAGCTTTGTTGACCGCAACTTTATTACAGATTTTATCTAACCTTGCCAATGATTACGGCGACACAGTACAAGGCACCGATAACGATAACCGCATTGGGCCTATTCGAGGCCTTCAACAAGGCGTGATCACTCAAGCCGGCATGAAAAAAGCGATTATGGTCAATATTGGTCTGATCATCATTAGTGGCTTAGCCTTGGTCTTTTATGCTCTGCAAAGCCCAACCAGTATTCTGTCTTTTATCGGCTTAGGCTTATTATCGATTTTAAGTTCAATTGCTTACACTATGGGCAGTAAACCTTATGGTTATGTGGGCTTAGGCGATATTTCAGTCTTTACCTTCTTCGGTTTACTTGGGGTGTTAGGCACTTACTTTTTGCATACCGGTACTATGAGTCCAACCTTGTTATTACCCGCTATCGGCTGTGGCTTTTTTGCCGTGGGTGTACTCAATATCAATAATATGCGTGATATTGAAAATGACACGGTAAGCAATAAGCGCACCATGGTGGTTCGCATTGGTACTGAACGCGCCAAATGCTATCACTTAATGCTGATCACAGCTGGCTGGGTGATGCTAACACTTTATTTGAGTTTGCACGTTTCAACCCCGCTACTCGCATTAACGATGTTGTTGCCTTTAGTACTGGTCTTCAAACACGGCAAAACCATTTGGAATATTGAGCATCCTCGTGAGTTTATTCCTATGATGCCCGATATGGTGAAATGCGCGATTGTGTCGAACCTGATTTTCGCCGTGACGTTAGTTATTGGTAATTAA
- the hslU gene encoding HslU--HslV peptidase ATPase subunit, giving the protein MSEMTPREIVHELNQHIIGQSKAKRAVAIALRNRWRRMQLSEDFRAEVTPKNILMIGPTGVGKTEIARRLAKLANAPFIKVEATKFTEVGYVGKEVESIIRDLMDVSIKLTQKQEMDKVKFRAEEQAEERVLDALLPPPREGWGQDDKAKDTASNTRQIFRKKLREGQLDDKEIEIDVAAPQMGVEIMAPPGMEEMTNQLQGMFQNLAGDTKKSRKLRIKDALKALVEEEAAKLVNQEDLKEQAIFNAENNGIVFIDEIDKICKRADQTGGGDVSREGVQRDLLPLVEGSTVSTKHGMVRTDHILFVASGAFQTAKPSDLIPELQGRLPIRVELEALSSDDFKRILTEPHASLTEQYTALMGTEKVDVVFTEDGIAQIADAAWQVNESTENIGARRLHTVMERLMDEISFDATDNPGSKVEINADYVNQRLGELVADEDLSRFIL; this is encoded by the coding sequence ATGTCTGAAATGACACCTCGTGAAATTGTTCATGAACTCAATCAACACATTATCGGCCAAAGTAAAGCCAAACGTGCGGTGGCGATTGCACTGCGTAATCGCTGGCGTCGTATGCAATTATCAGAAGACTTTCGCGCCGAAGTAACGCCAAAGAATATTTTGATGATCGGCCCAACTGGTGTGGGTAAAACAGAAATAGCACGCCGTTTAGCCAAGCTAGCCAATGCTCCTTTCATTAAAGTTGAAGCCACTAAATTTACCGAAGTCGGCTATGTGGGCAAAGAAGTCGAAAGCATTATTCGTGACTTGATGGACGTGTCGATTAAATTGACCCAAAAACAAGAAATGGACAAAGTGAAATTCCGCGCCGAAGAACAAGCGGAAGAGCGCGTTCTTGATGCGCTATTGCCACCTCCTCGCGAAGGTTGGGGCCAAGACGATAAAGCCAAAGACACCGCATCCAATACTCGCCAAATCTTCCGTAAGAAATTACGCGAAGGTCAGCTCGACGATAAAGAAATAGAAATCGATGTGGCTGCGCCGCAAATGGGGGTCGAAATTATGGCGCCTCCTGGCATGGAAGAGATGACCAATCAGCTGCAAGGCATGTTCCAAAACCTAGCGGGCGATACTAAGAAAAGTCGCAAACTAAGAATTAAAGATGCCCTTAAAGCCTTAGTGGAAGAAGAAGCCGCTAAGTTGGTCAATCAAGAGGACTTAAAAGAACAAGCGATTTTCAATGCCGAAAACAACGGGATTGTGTTCATTGATGAAATCGACAAAATCTGTAAACGCGCCGATCAAACCGGTGGCGGTGATGTGTCTCGTGAAGGGGTACAACGCGATCTTCTTCCTTTAGTCGAAGGCAGCACAGTCTCAACTAAACACGGTATGGTTCGCACTGATCACATCTTATTTGTCGCATCTGGCGCATTCCAAACCGCTAAACCGTCAGATTTAATCCCAGAACTGCAAGGTCGCTTGCCAATTAGAGTTGAATTAGAAGCACTCAGCAGTGATGATTTTAAACGTATCTTAACTGAACCTCATGCATCTCTCACAGAGCAATACACCGCATTAATGGGCACGGAAAAAGTGGATGTCGTGTTTACCGAAGATGGTATTGCTCAAATTGCCGATGCAGCATGGCAAGTGAACGAAAGCACCGAGAACATTGGCGCACGTCGTTTGCATACCGTGATGGAACGCTTAATGGATGAGATTTCATTTGATGCTACCGACAATCCTGGCAGTAAAGTTGAAATTAATGCCGACTACGTGAACCAACGTTTAGGTGAATTAGTTGCAGATGAAGATCTTAGCCGATTTATCTTGTAA
- the hslV gene encoding ATP-dependent protease subunit HslV produces MTTIVSVRRNNKVVIAGDGQVSLGNTVMKGNAKKVRRLYNGQVLAGFAGGTADAFTLFERFERKLEMHQGHLTKAAVELAKDWRSDRALRKLEAILAVADETASLIITGNGDVVQPENDLIAIGSGGNFAQSAAIALLENTDLEAREIAEKALNIAGDICVFTNHHHTIEEL; encoded by the coding sequence GTGACTACGATAGTATCTGTACGCCGTAATAATAAAGTTGTCATCGCCGGTGATGGCCAAGTCTCTCTAGGCAATACCGTAATGAAAGGCAATGCAAAAAAAGTGCGTCGTCTTTATAACGGACAAGTATTAGCCGGTTTTGCTGGCGGTACAGCCGATGCTTTTACTCTATTTGAGCGTTTTGAGCGTAAACTTGAAATGCACCAAGGCCACTTAACCAAAGCGGCGGTGGAACTTGCCAAAGATTGGCGCAGCGATCGCGCGTTACGCAAACTTGAAGCAATCCTTGCCGTGGCCGATGAAACCGCTTCTCTTATTATCACTGGTAATGGTGACGTGGTTCAGCCTGAAAACGATTTAATCGCAATTGGTTCTGGTGGTAATTTTGCTCAATCTGCCGCGATTGCGTTATTAGAGAACACCGATTTAGAAGCGCGTGAAATTGCTGAAAAAGCCTTAAATATCGCCGGTGATATCTGTGTGTTCACCAATCACCACCATACTATTGAAGAATTATAA
- a CDS encoding SPOR domain-containing protein produces the protein MANRDYVRKSPAPKKKNTRKSAPKKKASQRAIPWKAAIIAIILAGGLISLISMLNNDPEPATPSATIIPVAPKAKPKKALPPPPKEQWDYMQSLPQREIEVKAKEQVVPKIPYIMQCGAYKVESQAEQRKANIAFQGLKSKVLKLEGSSWYRIILGPYTYKRLAVKDQHVLQRAKIEPCIIMKDTLGK, from the coding sequence GTGGCTAATAGAGATTACGTAAGAAAAAGTCCTGCACCCAAAAAGAAGAACACTCGCAAGTCTGCACCGAAGAAGAAAGCATCCCAACGTGCGATCCCTTGGAAGGCGGCTATTATTGCGATCATTCTCGCTGGCGGATTAATCTCTTTGATCTCAATGCTTAATAATGATCCAGAACCGGCAACCCCAAGCGCTACGATTATTCCTGTCGCGCCAAAAGCCAAGCCTAAAAAAGCGCTACCTCCACCGCCGAAAGAACAGTGGGATTACATGCAAAGTTTGCCGCAACGCGAAATTGAAGTAAAAGCCAAAGAACAAGTCGTACCAAAGATCCCTTACATCATGCAATGTGGCGCATATAAAGTGGAGTCTCAGGCAGAACAGCGCAAAGCGAACATCGCCTTCCAAGGTTTGAAAAGTAAGGTATTGAAGCTAGAAGGCAGTAGTTGGTATCGCATCATCTTGGGCCCTTATACTTACAAACGCTTAGCGGTAAAAGATCAGCACGTATTGCAGCGCGCTAAGATCGAGCCATGTATCATCATGAAAGACACGCTGGGGAAATAA
- the cytR gene encoding DNA-binding transcriptional regulator CytR produces MATMKEVARLAGVSTATVSRALMSPEKVSNSTRRRVEDAVMSSGYSPNSLVRNLRRNESKTIIVIVPDLCDPYFSEIIRGIEDTAAEHDYLILLGDSSQQLNRETTFMNLVFTKQADGMVLLGSDTPFDVSKPEQKNLPPLVMGCEYAPELELPTVHIDNLTAAFDIVNYLTQMGHKRVAEMSGPESAALCQFRHQGYQQALRRAGLEMNPSHRVYGDFSFESGALAVKRLLTQPEPPTAIFCHNDAMAIGAMQQAKKMGYRIPQDLSVVGFDDIQFSQYCEPPLTTIAQPRYEIGKQSMLMLLETLKGNEVRAGSRLLEANLVIRNSAGPPKIK; encoded by the coding sequence ATGGCGACAATGAAGGAGGTTGCCCGACTTGCAGGCGTATCCACTGCCACCGTTTCAAGAGCATTAATGAGCCCAGAAAAAGTATCTAACTCAACTCGAAGACGAGTAGAAGATGCGGTGATGTCATCGGGATATTCGCCTAACTCATTGGTAAGAAACTTACGACGCAACGAATCGAAAACCATTATCGTTATCGTGCCGGATCTCTGTGATCCTTATTTCTCAGAAATCATTCGAGGGATTGAAGATACCGCCGCTGAACATGATTATTTAATTTTACTGGGTGATAGCAGTCAGCAACTTAACCGTGAAACCACGTTTATGAATTTGGTGTTTACCAAACAAGCTGATGGCATGGTATTACTCGGTAGTGACACCCCTTTTGATGTCAGCAAGCCGGAACAAAAAAATCTTCCACCTTTGGTAATGGGTTGTGAATACGCGCCAGAGCTAGAATTACCAACCGTGCATATTGATAATTTGACCGCCGCGTTTGATATCGTGAATTATCTGACTCAAATGGGACATAAACGCGTGGCCGAAATGTCAGGTCCAGAGAGTGCAGCTTTATGTCAGTTCCGCCACCAAGGCTATCAACAAGCTCTGCGCCGAGCTGGGTTAGAAATGAACCCTAGTCATAGAGTCTACGGTGATTTCAGTTTTGAATCCGGTGCTTTAGCGGTTAAGAGATTATTAACTCAGCCTGAACCTCCAACCGCTATCTTTTGTCATAATGATGCAATGGCGATTGGCGCAATGCAGCAAGCGAAGAAAATGGGCTATCGGATACCACAAGATCTTTCGGTAGTCGGTTTTGATGATATTCAATTTTCACAATACTGCGAACCGCCATTAACCACTATTGCTCAGCCTCGTTATGAGATTGGCAAACAATCAATGTTGATGTTATTAGAAACACTAAAAGGCAATGAAGTTCGAGCCGGTTCGCGCTTACTCGAAGCCAACTTAGTCATCCGCAACAGCGCTGGGCCACCAAAAATTAAATAA
- the priA gene encoding primosomal protein N' has product MRPTIAQVALPVPLDKCFDYQIPNYLYPVVGGRVSVPFGRQTLTGIVTALVDTSDLPVEQLKPIKACLDQQPVWPTPLYQLLIWCSQFYQYPLGDTFSLALPSLLRKGKAASFASMKQWHITDSGKDQFAAGFGRAHLQAQAMRLVENGPVPHPLMIEEGVSSNTLKTLQDKGWISVSHSQPVTSRWPKDIENSDLKPKLNEEQAIAIATVNNVSGFGCYLLDGVTGSGKTEVYLNLLKPVLDKGQQALILVPEIGLTPQTIQRFKRRFNVPVEVIHSGLNDTERLNAWLSARDKQAGIVIGTRSALFTPFASLGIIIVDEEHDASYKQQDTLRYHARDVAVMRAHKDNIPIVLGSATPALETLHNAQVGKYHYLTLSKRAGNAQAASHKVLDIKGLYLEGGLSAPLIAQMRRHLNDGNQVMLFLNRRGFSPALMCHECGWICECKRCDAYYTFHQGSQEIRCHHCGSQRPVVRQCEGCGSTQLVSVGVGTEQLEKQLEMQFPEFKTLRIDRDSTRRKGSLESALESIRTGEYQILIGTQMLAKGHHFPNVTLVGLIDVDGSLYSSDFRASERLAQLFIQVAGRSGRASKPGEVLLQTHHPEHALLQSLLHKDYHHFAQTALKERKMALLPPFTHLTLIRAEATQNDSTESFLRQVRHTLEAHPLFDETCMVLGPMPAPLSKRAGKYRWQLLLQIETRSKMQRILASAKPAIQLLPLAKKVRWSLDIEPQDLS; this is encoded by the coding sequence ATGCGCCCCACTATCGCCCAAGTCGCTTTGCCTGTCCCGTTGGACAAATGTTTTGATTACCAGATCCCGAATTATTTATATCCGGTGGTAGGCGGACGAGTGTCGGTACCTTTTGGCCGCCAAACCTTAACCGGCATCGTGACCGCTTTGGTCGATACGTCTGATTTACCAGTCGAACAACTCAAGCCCATCAAAGCCTGTTTAGACCAACAACCAGTATGGCCGACGCCTTTATATCAGCTATTGATCTGGTGCAGTCAATTTTACCAATATCCGCTTGGCGATACATTCTCTCTTGCCTTGCCTTCACTACTGCGCAAAGGCAAAGCCGCCAGTTTTGCCAGCATGAAACAATGGCATATTACCGACTCAGGTAAAGATCAATTCGCGGCAGGGTTCGGTCGTGCTCATCTACAAGCTCAAGCGATGCGATTAGTGGAAAATGGCCCCGTGCCTCATCCACTGATGATAGAAGAAGGGGTCAGTAGTAACACCTTAAAAACGCTGCAAGATAAAGGTTGGATCAGTGTGAGCCATTCTCAACCTGTGACCTCTCGTTGGCCCAAAGACATCGAGAATAGCGACCTCAAACCTAAACTGAATGAAGAGCAAGCGATCGCAATTGCCACCGTTAATAATGTATCTGGCTTTGGCTGTTACTTATTGGATGGGGTGACAGGTTCGGGGAAAACCGAAGTATATTTAAACTTGCTAAAACCGGTACTCGATAAAGGTCAGCAAGCATTGATTCTGGTGCCTGAAATTGGCTTAACCCCACAAACGATTCAGCGCTTTAAACGCCGCTTTAATGTGCCGGTAGAAGTAATCCATTCAGGTTTAAATGATACCGAACGCCTCAACGCGTGGTTATCGGCGCGAGATAAGCAAGCTGGCATAGTGATCGGCACACGTTCGGCGCTGTTCACTCCATTTGCTAGCTTGGGCATCATTATTGTCGATGAAGAGCATGACGCCTCTTATAAACAACAAGATACTTTGCGTTACCATGCGCGCGATGTCGCGGTGATGCGCGCCCACAAAGATAATATTCCCATCGTGTTAGGCTCTGCCACTCCGGCACTGGAAACTCTGCACAATGCCCAAGTGGGTAAATATCATTACTTAACCCTAAGCAAACGCGCAGGTAATGCTCAAGCCGCCAGCCATAAAGTGCTCGATATTAAAGGTTTATATTTAGAAGGTGGCTTATCTGCGCCACTAATCGCCCAAATGCGTCGCCACTTAAATGACGGCAATCAAGTCATGTTATTTTTGAATCGGCGTGGATTTTCGCCCGCGTTAATGTGTCATGAATGTGGCTGGATTTGTGAATGTAAGCGTTGCGATGCTTATTATACCTTTCACCAAGGTAGCCAAGAGATCCGTTGTCATCACTGCGGATCGCAAAGACCGGTAGTGCGTCAGTGTGAAGGCTGTGGTTCCACTCAATTGGTTTCAGTTGGAGTGGGTACCGAGCAGCTTGAAAAACAACTTGAGATGCAATTTCCTGAATTCAAAACCTTGCGCATTGATCGTGATAGCACCCGCCGCAAAGGCAGTTTAGAGTCGGCATTAGAATCGATCCGTACTGGCGAGTATCAAATTTTAATCGGCACGCAAATGTTGGCTAAAGGGCATCACTTCCCTAATGTCACTTTAGTGGGGCTAATTGATGTCGATGGTTCGCTTTATAGCAGTGATTTTCGCGCCTCAGAACGGTTGGCACAATTGTTTATTCAGGTTGCTGGTCGCTCAGGGCGAGCCAGTAAACCAGGTGAGGTTTTACTGCAAACTCACCACCCCGAGCATGCGTTATTACAATCCTTGTTGCATAAGGATTATCACCACTTTGCTCAGACAGCACTGAAAGAGCGAAAAATGGCACTGTTGCCACCTTTTACTCATTTGACTTTGATCCGTGCCGAAGCGACTCAAAATGACTCAACCGAAAGTTTTTTACGCCAAGTTAGACACACATTAGAAGCGCATCCACTGTTTGATGAGACTTGCATGGTACTAGGCCCTATGCCGGCACCATTATCCAAACGCGCAGGAAAATACCGCTGGCAACTACTGCTACAAATCGAAACAAGATCGAAAATGCAGCGTATCTTAGCGTCGGCAAAACCGGCAATTCAGCTGTTGCCACTGGCCAAAAAAGTACGCTGGTCATTAGACATCGAGCCGCAAGACCTTAGTTAG
- the rpmE gene encoding 50S ribosomal protein L31: MKTGIHPEYKTVAATCSCGNAFEFSSTLAKDSIHLDVCDKCHPFYTGKQRIVDTGGRVDRFNKRFGALSSK, from the coding sequence ATGAAAACTGGAATCCACCCAGAATACAAAACAGTTGCTGCAACTTGTTCTTGCGGTAACGCTTTCGAATTCAGCTCAACTCTAGCTAAAGACAGCATCCACTTAGACGTATGTGACAAATGTCACCCGTTCTACACTGGTAAGCAACGTATCGTTGATACTGGCGGCCGTGTTGATCGCTTCAACAAGCGTTTTGGTGCTCTTAGCAGCAAATAA
- a CDS encoding malic enzyme-like NAD(P)-binding protein — translation MSDTQKTKDFRQQALDYHAQPIAGKIAIALTKPADSAEDLALAYSPGVAEPVREIALNPDNAYKYTGKGNMVAVISNGTAILGLGNLGPLASKPVMEGKSLLFKRFAGLDSIDIEVKHRTIEEFIDTVANIADTFGGINLEDIKAPDCFEIERQLIERCDIPVFHDDQHGTAIVTAAGMLNAIELQGKKLHECKIVCLGAGAAAVACMELLIKCGALREKIYMLDRKGVIHTRRDDLNEYKQLFANNTDMRTLEDVITGADLFLGVSGPNLLPPEALALMADKPVVFACSNPDPEIKPEIAAKVRNDLIMGTGRSDYPNQVNNVICFPFIFRGALDVRASEINTEMKLAAVEAIRQLAKEEVPAEVLAAAGVESLSFGSEYIIPKPMDPRLLPRVAGAVARAAVKSGVARIALPEQYK, via the coding sequence ATGTCCGATACTCAAAAGACCAAAGATTTCCGCCAACAAGCTTTGGATTATCATGCCCAACCGATCGCCGGTAAAATTGCTATTGCGCTGACGAAACCTGCCGATTCGGCGGAAGATCTTGCTTTAGCCTATAGCCCAGGCGTGGCAGAGCCGGTGCGCGAAATTGCGCTGAACCCTGATAATGCTTACAAATATACCGGTAAAGGTAATATGGTTGCTGTGATCTCAAATGGTACCGCGATCTTAGGTTTAGGTAATTTAGGTCCATTGGCGTCAAAGCCAGTGATGGAAGGTAAATCTTTATTGTTCAAACGCTTTGCTGGTTTAGATTCGATCGATATTGAAGTAAAACACCGCACCATCGAAGAATTTATCGACACCGTAGCGAACATTGCTGACACCTTTGGTGGTATCAACTTAGAAGATATCAAAGCACCAGATTGCTTTGAAATTGAACGTCAATTGATTGAGCGTTGTGATATTCCAGTATTCCATGATGACCAGCACGGTACTGCGATTGTCACCGCTGCCGGCATGTTGAATGCGATTGAACTGCAAGGTAAGAAACTGCACGAGTGTAAAATTGTTTGTTTAGGCGCGGGCGCAGCGGCAGTCGCTTGTATGGAACTATTGATCAAATGTGGCGCATTGCGCGAAAAAATCTACATGCTTGACCGTAAAGGTGTGATCCATACACGTCGTGACGATCTTAATGAATACAAGCAATTGTTCGCCAATAACACCGACATGCGCACCCTTGAAGATGTGATTACAGGGGCAGATTTATTCTTAGGGGTATCAGGTCCAAACTTACTGCCACCTGAAGCTTTGGCATTAATGGCAGACAAACCGGTGGTATTTGCTTGTTCAAACCCAGATCCTGAAATCAAACCAGAAATTGCTGCCAAAGTACGTAATGATTTGATCATGGGGACCGGACGCAGTGATTACCCAAACCAAGTTAACAACGTGATTTGTTTCCCATTCATTTTCCGTGGTGCGTTGGACGTTCGTGCCAGTGAAATTAACACTGAAATGAAATTGGCTGCGGTAGAGGCGATTCGTCAGTTGGCTAAAGAAGAAGTGCCAGCGGAAGTGTTAGCTGCTGCAGGGGTTGAATCATTAAGCTTTGGCTCGGAGTACATTATTCCAAAACCAATGGATCCACGTTTATTACCACGCGTTGCTGGCGCTGTCGCTCGCGCGGCGGTGAAGTCTGGTGTGGCGCGTATTGCGTTACCTGAGCAGTACAAATAA
- the metJ gene encoding met regulon transcriptional regulator MetJ yields MADWNGDYISPYAEHGKKSEQVKKITVSIPLKVLKILTDERTRRQVNNLRHATNSELLCEAFLHAYTGQPLPTDEDLRKDRPDDLPAEVKKLMTEMGIEFEAFDD; encoded by the coding sequence ATGGCCGATTGGAATGGTGACTACATTAGCCCGTATGCGGAACATGGGAAAAAAAGTGAACAAGTTAAAAAAATCACAGTTTCTATTCCGCTCAAAGTATTAAAAATACTGACAGATGAGAGAACTCGTCGCCAAGTCAATAACCTGCGCCATGCCACTAATAGTGAATTGTTGTGTGAAGCATTTTTGCATGCTTATACCGGTCAGCCTCTGCCAACCGATGAAGACTTACGAAAAGATCGCCCTGATGATCTGCCAGCAGAAGTGAAAAAACTGATGACCGAAATGGGCATCGAATTCGAAGCTTTTGATGATTAA
- a CDS encoding O-succinylhomoserine (thiol)-lyase, protein MSSRKPATVAVRTGIESDSQYHAVVPPIYLSTNYGFPAFGEVPQYDYTRSGNPNRGLLEQALSELESGAGAVITNCGTSALNLWVSAFLSPDDLIIAPHDCYGGTYRLFNTRAQKGDFKVQFVDQSNQAEFDAAIAKKPKLILLETPSNPLVRVVDIALACQKAKQVGALVAVDNTFMTPVYQKPITLGADFVVHSTTKYINGHSDVIGGVIIAKDPDHVETLSWWGNCIGATGTPFDSYMTLRGLRTLPARMRVHEESAQALLAFLQTQALVGTVYHPSLPQHPGHEIAKAQQTGFGSMLSFELNGSMEQLKVFVGQLQLFSLAESLGGVESLICHPASMTHRAMSDEAQQQAGIAQTLLRVSVGLEDSQDLITDLEQAFKKAQEVA, encoded by the coding sequence ATGAGTTCAAGAAAGCCTGCTACTGTTGCTGTGCGTACCGGTATTGAATCGGATTCTCAATATCACGCGGTCGTGCCACCGATTTATCTTTCTACCAACTACGGCTTTCCTGCCTTTGGTGAAGTGCCGCAATACGACTATACCCGCTCGGGCAACCCTAACCGCGGACTACTTGAACAAGCATTGTCAGAATTAGAGTCAGGTGCAGGCGCGGTGATCACCAATTGTGGTACTTCGGCTCTAAATTTATGGGTGTCGGCTTTCTTAAGCCCTGATGATTTAATTATTGCGCCGCATGATTGTTACGGTGGTACTTATCGTTTATTTAATACGCGCGCGCAAAAAGGTGACTTTAAAGTTCAGTTTGTCGATCAATCCAATCAAGCTGAATTTGATGCAGCCATCGCCAAAAAGCCTAAGCTGATTTTACTTGAAACTCCATCTAACCCTTTGGTTCGCGTGGTCGATATCGCGTTAGCCTGTCAAAAAGCCAAGCAAGTCGGTGCATTAGTGGCCGTTGATAACACCTTTATGACACCGGTGTACCAAAAGCCGATTACATTAGGCGCAGATTTTGTGGTGCATTCCACCACCAAATACATTAACGGTCATTCTGATGTGATTGGCGGCGTGATCATTGCAAAAGATCCTGACCATGTCGAAACGCTTTCATGGTGGGGCAACTGCATTGGTGCCACAGGGACGCCGTTTGATAGTTATATGACCTTGCGTGGTTTAAGAACGCTTCCAGCACGGATGCGAGTCCATGAAGAAAGCGCCCAAGCATTATTAGCATTTTTACAAACCCAAGCATTAGTAGGCACTGTTTATCACCCAAGCTTGCCACAACATCCGGGCCATGAGATCGCCAAAGCACAACAAACTGGTTTTGGTTCTATGCTTAGCTTTGAACTGAACGGCAGTATGGAACAATTGAAGGTTTTTGTTGGTCAGCTCCAATTATTCTCGTTAGCGGAATCGCTAGGGGGAGTGGAAAGTCTAATTTGTCATCCTGCTTCGATGACACATCGCGCCATGTCAGATGAAGCGCAACAACAAGCAGGTATTGCACAAACCTTGCTCCGTGTATCGGTCGGCTTAGAAGATAGCCAAGACTTGATCACCGATTTAGAGCAAGCATTTAAAAAAGCACAAGAGGTAGCGTAA